A genome region from Mycobacterium sp. 3519A includes the following:
- a CDS encoding Rv2175c family DNA-binding protein, which yields MSSIPAADDVLDPGEDVYDLPTVANLLGVAVTKVHQQLRDGHLVAVRRDGTVVVPKVFFDDTGHVVKSLPGLLVVLHDGGYHDTEIVRWLFTPDPSLTISHDGSKERQANARPVDALHSHQAREVVRRAQAMAY from the coding sequence GTGAGCAGCATTCCGGCCGCCGACGATGTTCTGGACCCCGGCGAGGACGTATACGACCTACCCACCGTTGCGAATTTGCTCGGGGTTGCCGTGACGAAAGTGCATCAGCAATTGCGGGACGGCCACCTGGTCGCGGTGCGCCGCGACGGCACGGTGGTGGTGCCCAAGGTGTTCTTCGACGACACCGGCCACGTGGTGAAGAGCCTGCCAGGGCTGCTCGTCGTGCTGCACGACGGCGGCTACCACGACACCGAGATCGTGCGGTGGCTGTTCACCCCGGATCCGTCGCTGACCATCAGCCACGACGGAAGCAAAGAGCGGCAGGCTAATGCGCGTCCTGTGGACGCGTTGCATTCGCATCAGGCCCGGGAAGTGGTGCGTCGGGCCCAAGCGATGGCTTATTGA
- a CDS encoding protein kinase, giving the protein MCSVEAYQQSDPLIGAVLDGRYRVEVMIATGGMSAVYRGLDLRLDRPVALKVMDSRYAGDHQFLTRFQREARAVARLKDPGLVAVYDQGIDGQHPFLVMELIEGGTLRELLRERGPMPPHAVAAVLRPVLSGLAVAHRAGLVHRDIKPENVLISDDGEVKIADFGLVRAVAEAKITSTSVILGTAAYLSPEQVSTGDAGPRSDVYSVGILAYELLTGVTPFTGDSALAVAYQRMDNDVAPPSRRIAGVPAQFDELVAHATAREPADRYADAHDMGADLEAIVAELALPPFRVPAPRNSAQHASAALHHSQMGDQQATAVTTARPPAPAVLTPRQHTRELTRDSWPQQPEYAPGSGQFAGIDLEDFYWARQRARRVLVFWVLSVLTLTALIAAAAWTLGSNIGNLV; this is encoded by the coding sequence ATGTGTTCGGTGGAGGCCTACCAGCAATCCGACCCACTCATCGGGGCGGTGCTGGACGGGCGCTATCGCGTCGAGGTGATGATCGCGACGGGTGGCATGTCCGCGGTGTACCGCGGACTCGATCTGCGGCTCGATCGGCCGGTGGCGCTGAAGGTCATGGACTCCCGGTACGCCGGAGACCACCAGTTCCTCACCCGATTTCAGCGCGAGGCCCGTGCGGTGGCCCGGCTCAAGGACCCCGGCCTCGTCGCGGTGTACGACCAGGGCATCGACGGCCAGCATCCCTTTCTGGTGATGGAACTCATCGAGGGGGGCACGCTGCGCGAACTGTTGCGCGAACGCGGCCCGATGCCGCCGCACGCGGTCGCCGCGGTGTTGCGACCGGTGCTAAGCGGCCTGGCGGTGGCGCACCGCGCCGGCCTGGTGCACCGCGACATCAAACCGGAGAACGTGTTGATCTCCGACGACGGCGAGGTCAAGATCGCTGACTTCGGTCTGGTGCGAGCCGTCGCCGAGGCCAAGATCACCTCCACCAGCGTCATTTTGGGCACGGCAGCCTACCTGTCGCCGGAACAAGTCAGCACCGGCGACGCGGGACCACGCAGCGACGTGTACTCCGTCGGCATCCTGGCCTACGAACTGCTGACCGGGGTCACGCCGTTCACCGGGGACTCGGCGCTGGCGGTCGCATACCAGCGGATGGACAACGACGTCGCACCCCCCAGCCGCAGGATCGCCGGTGTGCCAGCACAATTCGACGAGTTGGTGGCCCACGCGACCGCACGCGAACCCGCCGACCGCTACGCCGACGCGCACGACATGGGCGCCGATCTGGAGGCGATCGTCGCGGAACTCGCACTCCCCCCGTTCCGCGTGCCCGCACCCCGCAACTCCGCGCAGCACGCGTCGGCGGCGTTGCACCACAGCCAGATGGGTGACCAGCAGGCGACCGCCGTGACCACCGCGAGGCCGCCCGCCCCCGCCGTGCTGACCCCCCGTCAGCACACCCGGGAACTCACCCGCGACAGCTGGCCGCAGCAGCCCGAATATGCGCCCGGCTCAGGGCAATTCGCCGGAATCGATCTCGAGGACTTCTACTGGGCCCGGCAGCGCGCCAGACGTGTGCTGGTGTTCTGGGTACTCAGCGTGTTGACACTGACCGCCCTGATCGCCGCCGCGGCGTGGACGCTCGGCAGCAATATCGGCAATCTGGTCTAG
- a CDS encoding DUF3153 domain-containing protein → MPARSRRIRKLAVVLLLVLVLPLAVGCVRVRASITVSPDDRVSGQIVAAAKPRNADDKGPQLLNNLPFAQKVAVSDYDRDDYVGSQAVFSDLTFAELPQLANMNRDAAGVDISLRRAGDLVILEGRADLTSLNDPEADVSLSVAFPGEVTSTNGDQVSAEVVEWKLRPGVVSTMNAQARYTDPSARSFTGAAIWLGLASFLVAGIIGGIAYTSRDRSPRPT, encoded by the coding sequence GTGCCCGCTCGCTCCCGCCGGATCCGCAAGCTCGCGGTGGTGTTGCTACTGGTGCTCGTCCTGCCGCTGGCCGTTGGCTGCGTGCGGGTACGCGCGTCGATCACGGTGTCTCCCGACGACCGGGTCTCGGGACAGATCGTCGCCGCGGCCAAACCGCGCAACGCCGACGACAAGGGCCCGCAGCTGCTGAACAATCTGCCGTTCGCGCAGAAGGTGGCCGTCTCGGACTACGACCGCGATGACTACGTGGGGTCTCAGGCCGTGTTCTCGGACCTGACCTTCGCCGAGCTGCCGCAGCTGGCCAACATGAACCGGGACGCCGCTGGTGTCGACATCTCGCTGCGCCGCGCGGGTGACCTGGTCATTCTCGAGGGCCGCGCCGATCTCACCTCGCTCAACGACCCCGAAGCCGACGTATCGCTGTCCGTGGCGTTCCCCGGCGAGGTCACGTCCACCAACGGCGACCAGGTGTCGGCCGAGGTGGTCGAATGGAAGCTGCGACCCGGCGTGGTCAGCACCATGAACGCGCAGGCCCGCTACACCGATCCCAGCGCCCGCTCGTTCACCGGCGCGGCGATCTGGCTGGGCCTCGCGTCGTTCCTGGTGGCCGGGATCATCGGGGGTATTGCGTATACGAGTCGGGACCGCTCGCCCCGGCCGACGTGA
- a CDS encoding penicillin-binding protein 2, whose amino-acid sequence MSRPTPRGRVAGAPKGKKAQAGQERPAKARRTRQAAAEKGLRSASFVFRHRTGNAVIFLVLVVAAAQLFMLQVPRAAGLRAEAAGQLKVTDVEKAVRGAIVDRNNDKLAFTIEARALTFQPIKIRKQLEEAKAKTPEAPDPQRRLRDIAAEVALRLNNKPDKATVLKKLNSNDSFVYLARAVDPAIADAITTKFPEVGSERQDLRQYPGGSLAANIVGGIDWDGHGLLGLEDSLDASLAGTDGSVTYDRGSDGVVIPGSYRNRHDAVDGSTVMLTLDDDIQFYVQQQVQQAKDMSGAKHVSAVVLDTKTGEVLAMANDNTFDPSQDVGRQSDRDLGNPSVSSPFEPGSVNKIVTAASVIEFGLSSPDEVLQVPGEIEMGGVTVHDAWEHGVTPYTTTGIFGKSSNVGTLMLAQRIGPERYADMLTKFGLGQRTGVGLPGESAGLVPPIDQWSGSSFANLPIGQGLSMTLLQMTAMYQAIANDGVRIPPRIVKTTIAPDGTRKDEPRPEGVRVVSPQTAQTVRQMLRATLQRDPTGVQQGTGSQGAVDGYQISGKTGTAQQINPACGCYYDDVYWITFAGMVPTDNPRYVIGVMADNPQRTADGQHGTTMAPLFHNIAAWLLQRENVPLSPDPGPPLTLQAT is encoded by the coding sequence ATGAGCCGGCCAACTCCTCGGGGCCGTGTCGCCGGCGCGCCGAAAGGCAAAAAGGCCCAAGCCGGCCAGGAACGTCCCGCGAAAGCCCGCCGGACCCGGCAGGCTGCCGCCGAAAAGGGTTTGCGCAGTGCATCTTTCGTGTTCCGGCATCGAACGGGCAACGCGGTCATCTTCCTGGTACTGGTGGTTGCCGCCGCGCAGCTGTTCATGTTGCAGGTGCCGCGCGCCGCGGGTCTGCGCGCCGAGGCCGCCGGACAGCTCAAGGTCACCGATGTGGAAAAGGCAGTGCGCGGTGCGATCGTCGACCGCAACAACGACAAGCTCGCCTTCACCATCGAGGCGCGTGCGCTGACCTTCCAGCCGATCAAGATCCGCAAGCAACTCGAAGAGGCCAAGGCGAAAACGCCAGAGGCGCCCGACCCGCAGCGGCGACTGCGCGATATCGCCGCCGAAGTGGCGTTGCGGCTCAACAACAAACCCGATAAAGCGACCGTGCTCAAGAAGCTCAACAGCAACGACTCGTTCGTGTATCTGGCGCGCGCGGTCGATCCCGCCATCGCCGACGCCATCACCACGAAGTTCCCCGAGGTCGGGTCGGAGCGCCAGGACCTGCGCCAGTATCCCGGCGGATCGCTGGCGGCCAACATCGTCGGCGGCATCGACTGGGACGGCCACGGCCTTCTCGGACTGGAGGATTCGCTCGATGCCTCGCTCGCAGGCACCGACGGTTCGGTCACTTATGACCGCGGCTCCGACGGTGTGGTGATCCCGGGCAGCTACCGCAACCGCCATGACGCGGTCGACGGGTCGACGGTGATGCTGACCCTCGACGACGACATCCAGTTCTATGTGCAGCAGCAGGTGCAGCAGGCCAAGGACATGTCCGGCGCCAAGCACGTTTCGGCCGTCGTGCTGGACACGAAAACCGGTGAGGTGCTTGCGATGGCGAACGACAACACGTTCGATCCGTCGCAGGACGTCGGCCGCCAGTCCGACCGGGATCTCGGCAACCCGTCGGTGTCGTCGCCGTTCGAACCGGGTTCGGTGAACAAGATCGTGACCGCGGCCTCGGTGATCGAATTCGGGCTGTCCAGTCCCGACGAGGTGTTGCAGGTACCCGGTGAGATCGAGATGGGCGGCGTCACCGTGCACGACGCGTGGGAACACGGGGTCACGCCGTACACCACCACCGGCATCTTCGGAAAGTCGTCGAACGTCGGCACACTGATGCTGGCCCAGCGGATCGGACCGGAGCGCTACGCCGACATGCTCACCAAATTCGGGCTCGGCCAGCGTACCGGCGTCGGACTGCCCGGCGAGAGCGCAGGTCTGGTACCGCCCATCGACCAGTGGTCGGGCAGCTCGTTCGCCAATCTGCCCATCGGGCAAGGTCTTTCGATGACCCTGCTGCAGATGACCGCGATGTACCAGGCGATCGCCAATGACGGGGTGCGCATCCCCCCGCGCATCGTCAAGACCACCATCGCGCCCGACGGCACGCGCAAGGACGAGCCGAGGCCGGAGGGTGTGCGGGTGGTGTCGCCACAGACCGCTCAGACGGTGCGCCAGATGCTGCGCGCGACGCTGCAGCGCGATCCGACGGGCGTCCAGCAGGGCACCGGCTCACAGGGCGCGGTCGACGGCTACCAGATCTCGGGCAAGACGGGCACCGCACAGCAGATCAACCCCGCCTGCGGGTGCTACTACGACGACGTCTACTGGATCACGTTCGCGGGCATGGTTCCCACCGACAACCCCCGCTACGTGATCGGCGTGATGGCCGACAACCCGCAACGCACCGCCGACGGCCAGCACGGCACCACGATGGCACCGCTGTTCCACAACATCGCCGCCTGGCTGTTGCAGCGGGAGAACGTGCCGCTGTCACCCGACCCCGGCCCGCCGCTGACGCTGCAGGCCACCTGA
- the idsA2 gene encoding bifunctional (2E,6E)-farnesyl/geranyl diphosphate synthase: protein MDAAAPSAVELAGAVTDQLREYLRSRRSDAAYIGADYAELTAALEEFVLRGGKRLRPAFAYWGWRALADGQQDPLNPSMLRLFSALELLHACALVHDDVIDASATRRGLPTVHRLFTDKHRSSQWHGSAEQFGISAAILLGDLALVWADDIVATADVPADAQARVRRVWSAIRTEVLGGQYLDIVAESSGAESVASAMTVNIYKTASYTISRPLQFGAAVAADRPDVQDAFHELGTNLGVAFQLRDDVLGVFGDPAVTGKPSGDDLRSGKRTVLLAEAVERAEKVDPVAAKLLRTSIGTELTEPQVRELCLVIESVGALAAVEGRIDSLTRRSLEILSAAPIDPQAKVGLAELARLAANRSA from the coding sequence GTGGATGCAGCGGCACCGTCAGCCGTCGAGTTGGCAGGCGCCGTCACCGACCAATTGCGGGAGTATCTCCGCAGCCGTCGCAGCGATGCTGCGTACATCGGCGCCGATTATGCGGAGTTGACCGCCGCCCTCGAAGAATTCGTGCTGCGCGGCGGCAAGCGGCTGCGACCCGCGTTCGCCTATTGGGGCTGGCGGGCGCTGGCCGACGGGCAGCAGGATCCGTTGAATCCGTCGATGCTGCGGCTGTTCTCGGCGCTGGAGCTGCTGCACGCCTGCGCGCTGGTGCACGACGACGTGATCGACGCCTCGGCCACCCGTCGCGGGTTGCCGACCGTGCACCGGCTGTTCACGGACAAGCATCGCAGCAGCCAATGGCACGGATCCGCCGAACAGTTCGGCATCTCGGCCGCCATCCTGCTCGGCGACCTCGCGCTGGTGTGGGCTGACGACATCGTTGCCACCGCCGATGTGCCCGCCGATGCGCAGGCGCGGGTGCGTCGGGTGTGGTCGGCTATCCGGACCGAGGTGCTGGGCGGGCAGTACCTCGACATCGTCGCCGAGTCCAGCGGAGCCGAATCCGTCGCGTCGGCGATGACCGTCAACATCTACAAGACCGCGTCCTACACGATCTCGCGCCCGCTGCAGTTCGGCGCCGCGGTCGCCGCCGACCGGCCCGACGTGCAGGACGCCTTCCACGAGCTCGGCACCAACCTGGGCGTGGCCTTCCAATTGCGTGACGATGTGCTGGGCGTGTTCGGTGACCCCGCGGTGACCGGCAAGCCGTCGGGTGACGATCTGCGATCCGGTAAACGCACCGTGCTGCTGGCCGAGGCGGTCGAGCGCGCTGAGAAGGTCGACCCGGTCGCGGCCAAACTGCTGCGCACATCCATCGGCACCGAGCTGACCGAGCCGCAGGTCAGGGAATTGTGTCTGGTGATCGAGTCGGTCGGTGCGCTCGCCGCGGTCGAGGGCCGCATCGATTCGCTGACCCGCCGCTCGCTGGAGATCCTCAGCGCCGCGCCGATCGATCCTCAGGCCAAGGTCGGACTCGCCGAACTCGCCAGATTGGCTGCGAACCGGTCGGCGTAG
- a CDS encoding alpha-(1->6)-mannopyranosyltransferase A, protein MTTPTPTLAAKTGLAHHLWRLKSFAASPQARPALLGAVGAVLITAGGLGAGSTRLHDPLLESLHVSWLRFGHGLVLSSVLLWIGVALMLFAWLWLGRQLFDRTATEYTMVATTGFWLAPLLLSVPVFSRDTYSYLAQGALLRDGFDPYVVGPIDNPNSLLDNVSPIWTTTTAPYGPAFILVAKFVTMLVGNDVVAGTMLLRLCMLPGLALLIWAAPRVARHVGADGAAALWICVLNPLVIIHLMGGVHNEMLMVGLMMAGIALTFSGRHIWGVALIAVAVAVKATAGLALPFMVWVWMRHLRDKRGYRPAKAFAAATAASGLIFVAVFAVLSWLAGVGLGWLTALAGSVKIINWLTIPTAASNLINAIGGLLFPVNFYAVLDVTRIIGIAIIAISLPLLWWRFRHSDREALVGIALVMIVVVLFVPAALPWYYTWPLAVVAALAQSRQAIAVIAGLSTFITVIWKPDGAHGMYSWIHVLLATACAVAAWYSLARFDWRAVNKPRPRAVNKPRPRAVNKPRPRAVNKPSLGPDAPLPGPDANATRPQDAH, encoded by the coding sequence ATGACGACCCCTACGCCGACGCTGGCCGCGAAAACCGGTCTGGCGCATCATCTTTGGAGACTGAAGTCGTTTGCGGCGTCGCCGCAGGCGCGGCCAGCGCTGCTCGGCGCGGTGGGCGCGGTGCTGATCACCGCGGGCGGCCTCGGTGCGGGCAGCACCAGGTTGCACGATCCGCTGCTGGAGTCGCTGCACGTGTCTTGGCTGCGGTTCGGCCACGGCCTCGTGCTGTCGTCGGTGCTGCTGTGGATCGGCGTCGCACTGATGCTGTTCGCGTGGCTCTGGTTGGGCCGACAGTTGTTCGACCGCACCGCAACCGAATACACGATGGTGGCTACTACGGGCTTCTGGCTGGCACCGCTACTGCTGAGCGTTCCGGTGTTCAGTCGGGACACCTACTCGTATCTGGCACAGGGCGCACTGCTGCGCGACGGATTCGATCCGTACGTCGTCGGCCCGATCGACAATCCGAACTCGTTGCTGGACAACGTGAGTCCGATCTGGACGACGACGACGGCGCCCTACGGGCCCGCGTTCATTCTGGTGGCCAAGTTCGTCACGATGCTGGTCGGCAACGACGTGGTGGCGGGAACCATGCTGCTACGGCTGTGCATGCTGCCGGGCCTGGCCCTGTTGATCTGGGCGGCGCCGAGGGTGGCCCGGCACGTCGGCGCCGACGGCGCTGCCGCACTGTGGATCTGCGTGCTGAACCCGTTGGTGATCATCCACCTGATGGGTGGGGTGCACAACGAAATGCTGATGGTCGGCCTGATGATGGCGGGCATCGCGCTGACGTTCAGCGGGCGCCACATCTGGGGGGTGGCACTGATCGCGGTCGCAGTGGCCGTCAAAGCCACAGCGGGACTGGCTCTCCCGTTCATGGTGTGGGTGTGGATGCGACACCTCCGCGATAAGCGGGGCTACCGCCCGGCGAAGGCGTTCGCCGCGGCGACCGCGGCCTCGGGCCTGATCTTCGTCGCGGTGTTCGCGGTGTTGTCGTGGCTGGCCGGGGTGGGCCTCGGGTGGCTGACCGCGCTGGCGGGCTCGGTGAAGATCATCAACTGGTTGACCATACCGACCGCCGCGTCCAACCTGATTAATGCGATCGGCGGCCTGCTGTTCCCGGTGAACTTCTACGCGGTGCTCGACGTCACCCGCATCATCGGCATCGCGATCATCGCGATATCACTTCCCTTGCTGTGGTGGCGGTTTCGGCACAGCGACCGCGAGGCGCTGGTCGGCATCGCGTTGGTGATGATCGTGGTGGTGCTGTTCGTCCCCGCCGCGCTGCCGTGGTACTACACCTGGCCGCTGGCGGTGGTGGCGGCGCTGGCCCAGTCGCGTCAGGCGATCGCGGTGATCGCCGGGCTGTCGACGTTTATCACGGTGATATGGAAGCCCGACGGCGCCCACGGCATGTACTCGTGGATCCATGTGTTGCTGGCCACGGCTTGCGCTGTGGCGGCGTGGTATTCGCTGGCCCGGTTCGACTGGCGGGCGGTCAATAAGCCACGACCGCGGGCGGTCAATAAGCCACGACCGCGGGCGGTCAATAAGCCACGACCGCGGGCGGTCAATAAGCCATCGCTTGGGCCCGACGCACCACTTCCCGGGCCTGATGCGAATGCAACGCGTCCACAGGACGCGCATTAG
- a CDS encoding DUF3040 domain-containing protein has product MPLSDHEQRMLDQIESALYAEDPKFASSVRGGTLRAPSARRRLQGAALFVIGLAMLVCGVAFKATMIGSFPILSVIGFLVMFGGVIYAITGPRVAGGRDRSGAEPGGPRQKKAKGSGGSFTSRMEDRFRRRFDE; this is encoded by the coding sequence ATGCCACTCTCCGATCATGAGCAGCGCATGCTCGACCAGATCGAGAGCGCGCTCTATGCCGAGGACCCCAAGTTCGCTTCGAGCGTCCGCGGTGGGACTCTGCGCGCACCCTCGGCCCGGCGCCGCCTTCAGGGCGCCGCGCTCTTTGTGATCGGTCTGGCCATGCTGGTTTGCGGTGTCGCTTTCAAGGCCACCATGATTGGCAGCTTCCCGATCCTTTCGGTGATCGGCTTTCTGGTGATGTTCGGCGGCGTGATCTACGCCATCACCGGTCCGCGTGTCGCGGGCGGTCGCGACCGCTCAGGCGCTGAACCCGGTGGGCCGCGGCAGAAGAAGGCCAAGGGCTCGGGTGGCTCGTTCACCAGCCGGATGGAAGACCGCTTCCGCCGCCGCTTCGACGAGTAA
- a CDS encoding N-acetyltransferase, giving the protein MATFLIDLSPSDMQRRLGDALAVYVDAMRYPRGTEEQRASMWLEHTRRHGWKAVAAVEVAEPADDAGRSPAALASAPLLGIAYGYCGAPDQWWQQQVVQGLHRVGADRTRIAELMTSYFELTELHIAPRAQGRGLGEALTRRLLADRGEAHVLLSTPEINGEANRAWRLYRRLGFVDIIRGYHFAGDPRAFAILGRALPL; this is encoded by the coding sequence TTGGCGACGTTTCTCATCGATCTCTCGCCGAGCGATATGCAACGGCGTCTCGGTGACGCGCTCGCGGTGTACGTCGACGCAATGCGCTACCCCCGCGGCACCGAGGAGCAGCGGGCGTCGATGTGGCTGGAGCACACCCGGAGACACGGCTGGAAGGCCGTCGCAGCGGTCGAGGTGGCCGAGCCGGCCGACGACGCCGGGCGCTCACCGGCGGCGCTGGCCTCGGCGCCGCTGCTCGGCATCGCATACGGCTACTGCGGTGCGCCCGACCAGTGGTGGCAGCAGCAGGTCGTGCAGGGTCTGCACCGGGTCGGCGCGGACCGGACCCGGATCGCGGAGCTGATGACGAGCTACTTCGAGCTGACCGAGTTGCACATCGCGCCGCGCGCACAGGGGCGCGGACTCGGTGAAGCGCTGACCCGTCGGCTGCTGGCCGACCGCGGCGAGGCGCACGTGTTGTTGTCGACCCCGGAGATCAACGGCGAGGCCAACCGGGCGTGGCGGCTGTACCGGCGGCTCGGATTCGTCGACATCATCCGCGGCTATCACTTCGCCGGCGATCCGCGCGCCTTCGCGATCCTGGGCCGGGCTTTACCTCTCTGA
- the mraZ gene encoding division/cell wall cluster transcriptional repressor MraZ — protein sequence MFLGTYTPKLDDKGRLTLPAKFRDALAGGLMVTKSQDHSLAVYPRAEFEKLARRASQASRSNPEARAFLRNLAAATDEQHPDGQGRITLSADHRRYANLSKDCVVIGSVDYLEIWDSAAWQEYQQTHEENFSAATDEALSDII from the coding sequence ATGTTTCTGGGCACCTACACGCCGAAGCTCGACGACAAGGGGCGGCTCACGCTGCCCGCCAAGTTCCGCGACGCGCTGGCAGGAGGGTTGATGGTCACCAAGAGCCAAGATCACAGCCTGGCGGTCTACCCGCGCGCCGAGTTCGAAAAGCTGGCTCGACGGGCATCGCAGGCATCGCGCAGCAATCCGGAGGCGCGCGCGTTCCTTCGTAACCTGGCCGCGGCCACCGACGAGCAGCACCCCGACGGCCAGGGCCGGATCACGTTGTCAGCCGACCACCGCCGCTACGCGAACCTGTCGAAGGACTGCGTGGTGATCGGATCGGTTGACTACCTGGAGATCTGGGACTCCGCCGCATGGCAGGAGTACCAACAGACGCACGAAGAGAACTTCTCCGCGGCCACCGATGAAGCTCTTTCCGACATCATTTGA
- the rsmH gene encoding 16S rRNA (cytosine(1402)-N(4))-methyltransferase RsmH → MKLFPTSFEVADPHLARASWPLPEPALTYFPDVRSATSDRDLGAGAFIKEVAMAANSNEHPHIPVLLDRCVELLKPALTREHTDGEGAVLIDATLGAGGHAERFLTELPGLRLIGLDRDPDALWIAGERLARFGDRVMLVRTRYDGIERVLAETGYWASQVHGILFDLGVSSMQLDRTARGFSYAADAPLDMRMDPDAELTAAEVINTYDEKTLSRVLREFGEERFAGRIAAQIVRRRAQRPFVTTGELVELLYQAIPAPARRTGGHPAKRTFQALRIVVNGELDSLRDALPAALNALTPGGRIVVMAYQSLEDRIVKNQFAAATSSRTPPGLPVELPGHGPEFIALTRGAERAGAEEIELNPRSASVRLRALEKVGG, encoded by the coding sequence ATGAAGCTCTTTCCGACATCATTTGAGGTGGCCGACCCGCACCTTGCCCGTGCATCGTGGCCTCTGCCCGAACCGGCCCTGACGTACTTCCCCGACGTCAGGTCCGCGACCTCGGACAGGGACCTCGGTGCAGGGGCCTTCATCAAAGAGGTTGCGATGGCCGCGAATTCGAACGAGCACCCACATATTCCCGTCCTGCTCGACAGGTGTGTCGAGTTGCTCAAACCGGCACTCACCCGCGAACACACCGACGGCGAGGGCGCAGTGCTGATCGACGCGACGCTGGGCGCGGGCGGACACGCCGAGCGCTTCCTCACCGAACTGCCCGGGCTGCGACTCATCGGCCTCGACCGCGACCCGGACGCACTGTGGATCGCGGGCGAGCGGTTGGCGCGGTTCGGTGACCGGGTCATGCTGGTGCGCACCCGCTACGACGGCATCGAAAGGGTGTTGGCCGAAACCGGTTACTGGGCAAGCCAAGTGCACGGCATCCTGTTCGACCTCGGCGTCTCGTCGATGCAACTCGACCGCACCGCGCGCGGCTTCTCCTACGCTGCCGACGCACCGCTGGACATGCGGATGGATCCCGACGCGGAGCTGACCGCAGCCGAGGTCATCAACACCTACGACGAGAAGACACTGAGCCGGGTGCTGCGGGAGTTCGGCGAAGAGCGGTTCGCGGGCCGCATCGCCGCGCAGATCGTTCGCCGCCGCGCGCAGCGGCCGTTCGTCACCACCGGCGAACTCGTCGAGTTGCTGTATCAGGCGATTCCCGCCCCCGCCCGCCGCACCGGCGGGCATCCGGCCAAGCGCACGTTCCAAGCGCTGCGCATCGTCGTCAACGGCGAATTGGACTCGCTGCGGGACGCCCTGCCCGCGGCCCTCAACGCATTGACACCCGGCGGCCGGATCGTGGTGATGGCCTACCAGTCGCTGGAGGACCGCATCGTGAAGAATCAGTTCGCCGCCGCCACCTCATCTCGCACCCCACCGGGACTGCCGGTCGAATTACCGGGCCACGGACCGGAATTCATCGCATTGACCCGCGGAGCCGAACGTGCGGGCGCCGAAGAGATCGAACTCAATCCGCGTAGCGCGTCGGTACGGCTACGGGCACTGGAAAAGGTGGGGGGTTGA